The following are encoded in a window of Spiroplasma tabanidicola genomic DNA:
- the obgE gene encoding GTPase ObgE, which translates to MKFVDLAKFNIKSGKGGDGAVSFRHELYVPNGGPNGGDGGKGGDVIFIADEGKSSLLDLKLQKSYAAEDGHKGDIKNMHGKNGKDIIVKVPVGTVLFNDETGDLLADFTTDGEQKILALGGKGGRGNARFANSRNKAPTIFEAGDPGIEINIKAELKVLADVGFVGLPNAGKSTLLRAISNSKPEVADYPFTTINPQLGVSRDKQGRTFTVADLPGLIEGASLGKGLGHEFLRHIERCKIICHVIDMSGNYGTEDVVKNYELIRKELVEYNFNLEKRLEIIVANKIDTEEAQINTLYFKEKYNDKNIIEVSGLNKINIDKLLLEIGDKLENLKDEPLWLIKEDQESDFKLYTFESDLKDVVVNNLGNGKWDITGKDVLKVYQKTPISTHDNLLLFNEKLKNLGVYELLRTKGAKKGDIVKVFDLELEWMD; encoded by the coding sequence ATGAAGTTTGTAGATTTAGCAAAATTTAACATCAAATCTGGAAAAGGTGGCGATGGAGCTGTTTCTTTTCGTCATGAGTTATATGTTCCTAATGGAGGTCCAAATGGTGGCGATGGTGGAAAAGGTGGCGATGTGATTTTTATTGCTGATGAAGGAAAATCTTCATTATTAGACTTAAAATTACAAAAATCATATGCAGCTGAAGACGGTCATAAAGGTGATATTAAAAATATGCATGGAAAAAACGGTAAAGACATTATTGTAAAAGTACCTGTGGGTACTGTTTTATTTAATGATGAAACTGGAGATTTGCTTGCTGATTTTACGACGGATGGAGAACAAAAAATACTTGCACTTGGAGGAAAAGGCGGAAGAGGTAATGCAAGATTTGCAAACTCAAGAAATAAAGCCCCAACAATTTTTGAAGCTGGAGATCCTGGAATTGAAATTAATATTAAAGCTGAATTAAAAGTTTTAGCAGATGTAGGATTCGTTGGTCTTCCAAATGCTGGTAAATCCACTTTATTAAGAGCAATTTCAAATTCTAAACCAGAAGTTGCAGATTATCCTTTCACAACCATTAATCCTCAATTAGGAGTTTCTAGAGACAAACAAGGAAGAACCTTTACAGTTGCAGATTTACCTGGATTAATTGAAGGAGCAAGTTTAGGAAAAGGATTAGGTCATGAATTTTTAAGACATATTGAAAGATGCAAAATTATTTGTCATGTTATCGATATGTCAGGAAACTACGGAACAGAAGATGTTGTAAAAAATTATGAATTAATCAGAAAAGAACTAGTTGAATATAATTTTAATTTAGAAAAAAGATTAGAAATAATAGTAGCAAACAAAATAGATACTGAAGAAGCGCAAATAAATACTTTATATTTTAAAGAAAAATATAATGATAAGAATATAATAGAAGTATCTGGATTAAATAAAATAAATATAGATAAACTTCTTTTAGAAATTGGAGATAAATTAGAAAACTTAAAAGATGAACCTCTATGATTAATAAAAGAAGATCAAGAAAGTGACTTTAAGTTATATACTTTTGAATCTGATTTAAAAGATGTTGTTGTAAATAATTTAGGAAATGGAAAATGAGATATAACAGGAAAAGACGTTTTAAAAGTTTATCAAAAAACACCAATTTCAACTCACGATAATTTATTATTATTTAACGAGAAATTAAAAAATTTAGGAGTATATGAATTATTAAGAACTAAAGGTGCTAAAAAAGGCGATATAGTAAAAGTTTTTGATTTAGAACTAGAATGGATGGATTAA
- a CDS encoding TIGR04561 family membrane protein, translating to MFLAKTFFKVLTFEIPLWVILLIFALIGIASLSIYFFILFRKNKKFVYEKEEVSAKDFKRLDKFETLRNDFEVEIAQVKKIRRNSKK from the coding sequence ATGTTTCTAGCTAAAACATTTTTTAAAGTATTAACTTTTGAAATTCCATTATGAGTGATTTTGTTAATTTTTGCTTTAATTGGGATTGCTAGTTTATCTATTTACTTTTTTATTCTTTTTAGAAAAAACAAAAAATTTGTGTATGAAAAAGAAGAAGTTTCAGCAAAAGATTTTAAAAGATTAGACAAATTTGAAACTCTTAGAAATGATTTTGAAGTAGAAATCGCACAAGTTAAAAAAATTAGACGTAATTCTAAAAAGTAG
- the nadE gene encoding NAD(+) synthase, which produces MKMNLKEYLDYLVEWLRSEVKKAGQKGVIIGISGGIDSAVVAALGKKAFPDNYLTVWMPCQSSDLDEKCKADLINNLDLKSVTVDLKSTFETISKALNESGIEQSKLALANTKARLRMTTLYSMAQTHNYLVLGTDNWAEWHLGYFTKFGDGGVDLLPIVHLLKGEVKEAAKFLNVPESIINRAPTASLWEDQTDEQEIGFGYDLIDKYLLGQNVENHIKERIEQLHKVSEHKRNGAPQPNKK; this is translated from the coding sequence ATTAAAATGAATTTAAAAGAGTATTTAGATTATTTAGTAGAATGATTAAGAAGTGAAGTTAAAAAAGCTGGTCAAAAAGGAGTAATAATTGGAATTAGTGGAGGTATTGATTCTGCAGTGGTTGCTGCACTTGGTAAAAAAGCATTTCCTGACAATTATTTAACAGTTTGAATGCCTTGTCAATCAAGTGATTTAGATGAAAAATGTAAAGCAGACTTAATTAATAATTTGGATTTAAAATCAGTTACAGTAGATTTAAAATCAACTTTTGAAACAATTAGTAAAGCTTTAAATGAATCTGGAATTGAACAATCAAAACTTGCATTAGCAAATACAAAAGCAAGATTAAGAATGACAACTTTATATTCAATGGCTCAAACACATAACTATTTAGTTTTAGGAACTGATAATTGAGCAGAGTGACATTTAGGATACTTTACCAAATTTGGTGATGGGGGGGTAGATTTATTACCAATTGTTCATCTACTAAAAGGCGAAGTTAAAGAAGCTGCAAAATTTTTAAATGTACCTGAATCAATAATTAATAGAGCTCCAACCGCTAGTCTCTGAGAAGATCAAACTGATGAACAAGAAATTGGATTTGGTTATGACTTAATAGATAAATATTTATTGGGTCAAAATGTTGAAAATCATATAAAAGAAAGAATTGAACAATTGCATAAAGTATCAGAGCACAAAAGAAATGGCGCCCCTCAACCTAATAAAAAATAG
- a CDS encoding MSC_0882 family membrane protein, with the protein MSVFKKITSSIIGGSNRENQQNIVDDFAFQQNQMNMPNQNNYPINQFNHHHQYNSNNMQQNQFNNPQMQQGFSNPTSMYQEQLINQKNYVPMQNNNQYMETNLYNEPQVVNNSYQNPYINNPNQYQPQSQNLNYQPQNNPNLNFTNAQQGYIQPEFQNYPRKNRNPNNYYNDNMLQQPALDFDNINQIDYGNYYDPNQEYLQNQNYINQNLYQGHIQYTNHIEQQKMQNQGFNNYQANQNMYQNQYFNQAQTYYRPESYAANQMVGYQRSPANNYNGYNNNTYKQRFSKSNIIPNEIAKEIRAEKLRNALLFLIGLTGIIATSLMLAIYYKTSNQNEKWLIFSRKHTIYPFFSIFLLLISTCFFFMSVTDYTLLTSNVKKYERDLLNGREIVPYFITRNYRSIIARSVYINWIGFSTYIVGAICLGILYGLQALYKEHPDEPITIFFWKIGTMKSFESDIIVNIVVLMSVFGVHILNIITSRSRKNNIISYYGYEIIPQHEINAIRKKANKICLIIFIVVCCIILFAILIPWLVIRKKKGLSWKPWQRSKN; encoded by the coding sequence ATGAGTGTATTCAAAAAAATTACAAGTTCTATCATTGGTGGATCAAATAGGGAAAATCAACAAAATATTGTTGATGATTTTGCGTTTCAACAAAACCAAATGAATATGCCAAATCAAAACAACTACCCTATAAATCAGTTTAATCATCATCACCAATATAATTCAAATAATATGCAACAAAATCAGTTTAACAACCCACAAATGCAACAAGGTTTTTCAAATCCAACTAGTATGTATCAAGAACAATTGATTAATCAAAAAAATTATGTTCCTATGCAAAATAATAACCAATATATGGAAACAAATTTATATAATGAACCTCAAGTTGTAAATAATAGTTATCAAAATCCTTATATTAATAACCCAAATCAATATCAACCACAATCTCAAAACTTAAATTATCAACCTCAAAATAACCCTAATCTAAATTTTACAAATGCACAACAAGGATATATTCAACCAGAATTTCAAAATTATCCAAGAAAAAATCGCAACCCAAATAATTATTACAATGATAATATGTTACAGCAACCAGCTTTAGACTTTGATAATATTAATCAAATTGATTATGGAAATTACTATGATCCTAATCAAGAATATTTACAAAATCAAAACTATATAAATCAAAACTTATATCAAGGTCATATTCAGTATACAAATCATATTGAACAACAAAAAATGCAAAATCAAGGATTTAATAACTACCAAGCAAATCAAAATATGTATCAAAATCAATATTTTAACCAAGCACAAACATATTATCGTCCTGAAAGTTATGCAGCAAATCAAATGGTAGGATATCAAAGAAGCCCTGCTAATAACTATAATGGTTATAATAATAATACTTATAAACAAAGATTTTCAAAATCTAACATAATCCCAAATGAAATTGCAAAAGAAATTAGAGCAGAAAAATTAAGAAATGCTTTATTGTTTTTAATCGGATTGACAGGAATAATTGCAACATCTCTAATGTTAGCAATTTATTATAAAACAAGTAATCAAAATGAAAAATGGTTAATATTTAGTAGAAAACATACTATTTATCCATTCTTTTCAATTTTCTTATTATTAATTTCAACATGTTTCTTTTTTATGAGTGTCACAGATTATACATTACTAACTTCAAATGTTAAAAAATATGAAAGAGATTTATTGAATGGTAGAGAAATAGTTCCTTACTTTATAACAAGAAACTATCGATCAATAATAGCAAGAAGTGTTTATATTAATTGGATTGGATTTTCAACATATATAGTTGGTGCAATCTGTTTAGGAATTTTATATGGATTACAAGCTTTATATAAAGAACATCCTGATGAACCTATTACTATTTTCTTTTGAAAAATAGGTACAATGAAATCATTTGAATCTGATATTATTGTAAATATTGTTGTATTAATGTCTGTATTTGGAGTTCATATTTTAAATATAATTACTTCAAGAAGTAGAAAAAATAATATTATTAGTTATTATGGATATGAAATAATACCACAACATGAAATTAATGCTATTAGAAAAAAAGCAAATAAAATTTGTTTAATAATATTTATTGTTGTTTGTTGTATTATATTATTTGCAATATTAATTCCTTGACTTGTAATTAGAAAGAAAAAAGGATTAAGTTGAAAACCATGACAAAGAAGCAAGAATTAA
- the hemW gene encoding radical SAM family heme chaperone HemW, translating to MTKKQELKNRNIKSLYVHIPYCEHICFYCDFAKTIKPKSKENVIEYLNNLENELISYENRLDNLETIYIGGGTPSCLDEEETILLLKSLSKYVKNNKDFEFSIELNPESVSETKLKIYKEYKINRISMGIQTFNNDLLKKIGRIHDKDLAVEKFNLIRTIGFDNISIDLMYNLFNQTKENIIEDLEYIKQLKPDHISWYSLIMKDNSIWGKKNLKKPENDEFFDVIVNEGLKKLGYKRYEISNYCLNNKISKHNLSYWDNSLFAGVGFGASGFELINKKYYLTINEGTILNYQKKFEELSIEDYYFQIIMMGLRLVDGINISLEKNKDAYLFYKEKIEINIKKGFLLLENNYLKCNDKGFDILNDILVDIL from the coding sequence ATGACAAAGAAGCAAGAATTAAAGAATAGAAATATAAAAAGTTTATATGTTCACATCCCTTATTGTGAACATATTTGTTTTTATTGTGATTTTGCAAAAACAATTAAACCAAAAAGTAAAGAAAATGTTATTGAGTATTTGAATAACCTAGAAAATGAATTAATAAGTTATGAAAATAGGTTAGATAATTTAGAAACTATTTATATTGGTGGAGGAACACCAAGTTGTTTAGATGAAGAAGAAACTATTTTATTATTAAAGTCTTTATCTAAATATGTAAAAAATAATAAAGATTTTGAGTTTAGCATTGAATTAAATCCTGAATCAGTTAGTGAGACTAAATTAAAAATTTATAAAGAATATAAAATAAATAGAATTAGTATGGGAATTCAAACTTTTAATAATGATTTATTAAAAAAAATTGGAAGAATACATGATAAAGATTTAGCTGTTGAAAAGTTTAATTTAATTAGAACTATTGGATTTGACAATATTAGTATTGATTTAATGTATAACTTATTTAATCAAACTAAGGAAAATATAATAGAAGATTTAGAATACATAAAACAGTTAAAACCTGATCATATTTCATGATACTCATTAATTATGAAAGATAACTCTATTTGAGGTAAAAAGAATTTAAAAAAACCTGAAAATGATGAATTTTTTGATGTAATTGTAAATGAAGGTTTAAAAAAATTAGGTTACAAAAGATATGAAATCTCAAATTATTGTTTAAATAATAAAATTTCAAAACACAATTTAAGCTATTGAGATAACTCTTTATTTGCAGGAGTTGGCTTTGGAGCTTCTGGTTTTGAGCTAATAAATAAAAAGTATTATTTAACAATAAATGAAGGTACAATTTTAAATTATCAAAAAAAATTTGAAGAATTGTCTATAGAAGACTATTATTTTCAAATTATAATGATGGGTTTAAGATTAGTAGATGGAATTAATATTAGCTTAGAAAAAAATAAAGATGCTTATCTATTTTATAAAGAAAAAATTGAAATCAATATTAAAAAAGGATTTTTATTATTAGAAAATAATTATTTAAAATGTAATGATAAAGGTTTTGATATATTAAATGATATTCTTGTTGATATTTTATAA
- a CDS encoding ABC transporter ATP-binding protein, whose amino-acid sequence MLEVKNLYKVFKNDVGVKDINLKFLPGEIIGILGPNGAGKSTLLKLIFKEYKKDSGEIIYQNEQGNLKGFSFFTDQSLFPKNVTLNFFCMYNAELAGIKPKEAKKRTEHLLKNLELDKYKNKTFRSLSAGMQKKAMLAVSLINDPEIIFFDEPTANLDIDSRKELISLIKDMKENNKSIIIASHILEELETLIDRVIVINKGKVVVNKKFDKEKENLELIYFESIKNEKRNKNFKDLMKWDK is encoded by the coding sequence ATGTTAGAAGTTAAAAATTTATATAAAGTATTTAAAAATGATGTAGGTGTAAAAGATATCAATTTAAAATTTTTACCAGGAGAAATAATAGGTATACTTGGTCCGAATGGAGCAGGAAAATCAACTTTATTAAAACTTATCTTTAAAGAGTATAAAAAAGATAGTGGAGAAATAATTTATCAAAATGAACAAGGAAATTTAAAAGGATTTAGTTTTTTCACAGATCAGTCATTATTTCCTAAAAATGTAACTTTAAATTTTTTTTGTATGTATAATGCAGAATTAGCAGGAATAAAACCTAAAGAAGCAAAAAAAAGAACAGAACATTTATTAAAGAATTTGGAGTTAGATAAATATAAAAATAAAACTTTTAGATCATTATCGGCTGGTATGCAAAAAAAAGCGATGTTAGCAGTATCTTTAATAAATGATCCAGAAATTATTTTTTTTGATGAACCAACAGCTAATTTAGATATTGATTCAAGAAAAGAATTAATATCATTGATAAAAGATATGAAAGAAAATAATAAATCTATTATAATTGCTAGTCATATTTTAGAAGAACTAGAAACTTTAATTGATAGAGTTATTGTCATAAATAAGGGTAAAGTAGTTGTGAATAAAAAGTTTGATAAAGAAAAAGAAAATTTAGAATTGATTTATTTTGAGAGTATCAAAAATGAAAAGCGAAATAAAAACTTTAAAGATTTAATGAAATGAGATAAGTAA